Proteins encoded together in one Vitis vinifera cultivar Pinot Noir 40024 chromosome 4, ASM3070453v1 window:
- the LOC132253669 gene encoding uncharacterized protein LOC132253669, with protein MGFDPLRCSFVKAVQVIYEGTESAWEHRMEVYRRCGWTDYEIMLMFRQGPYIMKSSEKKIMSGMDFLVNRMGWQPAAIARFPIVFLLSLEKRTIPRCSVVKVLRMKGLVKKNLSLSAILACTGRVFLDKFVVKYQEDIPHLFNVYKGKMDFLELDFGSDIRG; from the coding sequence ATGGGGTTTGACCCTTTGAGATGTTCATTTGTGAAAGCAGTCCAAGTGATCTATGAAGGGACTGAATCAGCATGGGAGCATAGAATGGAGGTTTATAGGAGATGTGGTTGGACAGACTATGAGATTATGTTGATGTTCAGACAGGGTCCTTACATTATGAAGTCATCtgagaagaaaataatgagTGGGATGGATTTTTTGGTTAATAGAATGGGTTGGCAACCTGCGGCTATTGCTAGATTTCCAATAGTTTTCTTGCTCAGTTTGGAGAAGAGGACAATTCCAAGGTGTTCAGTGGTGAAAGTTCTGCGAATGAAGGGGTTGGTAAAGAAGAATTTGAGCTTAAGTGCTATTTTGGCTTGCACTGGAAGGGTTTTCTTGGATAAGTTTGTGGTCAAATATCAGGAAGATATTCCTCACTTGTTCAATGTATATAAAGGGAAAATGGATTTTCTGGAACTCGACTTTGGATCTGACATAAGGGGATGA